ACAGGTAGACACAAGAACGAATAGAGAGATATTGTAAAGTTTTTGACGACCCTAGAAGCCACTCAGGCAAGGTAATCAACTGTGGTAATTTATCGAGGATCAAGGATTGAAGGCTCAGGTCAAGGACTCCACTTTCTTCCACTCCCATCAAATTAAGGTTTTTACAGTCCTTTATCAACAAAGTCTGTAACATAGTTGAGTACTTCAAAATTGGCAAAGAAACCAAATTTTCACAGCTCGAAATATGCAATGAACGCAATGACTTCAGGAGCTGAATTCCttccaacaaaaactcaagATTGCTACATTCTTCAATAGACAAAAATTGAAGCGATTTTAGGCTCCCTATTCCATCTGCTGGCAGACACTTTTGTTTTACCGTCATAACAAGACATCTTAATTTAATCATGCTCCTCATGTCTCTTGGCAACTTTTCAAGTCTTAAACATCCACCAAGGCATAAAGATTGTAAGTTGTGCAAATTGCAAATTGAATCGGGCAATTCCTTGATCCTATCATTTCGGCTTAAGTTAAGATATGTCAGATGTTTCAAAGCACCAACTGAACTTGGCAACACAGCAAAAGACGATCCTGCTAAATCCAACATCCTCAAATATTTGCATGAAGAAATGAAGTTGAAAATGAAGGATTGAATAGTAGGCCCTTCTGCTTTAGATTGGAAAAGTATGGTCCGCAAATGGCTTGACTTTCGTAGGAACTCTGGAATCTTCTTGTCAAGTAAAGCCTGGTCAAAGAATGACATCTGTCGAATCCCTTCAGAGATGTTCTTACTGCGAACGGTTACCATCGAGCACTCACCTTGTGCCACTGATAATGCAAGATCATGCACTAGATCATGCATTTTAAACACAAAAAAGTCACCATGATCAATAAAATCTTGAAAAAATGACTTAGAATATAATTCCTTGATATATTGTACTCCAATATCTTCAAGCTCTTGCCCTTCATCAGAAGATTGGAGAAGCCCATGCGCCATCCAAACACGAGGCAACCAATAACTACTGAATTCGTAATCCTTCGGGAAGATTGAGCAAATGGCAAAACATGGTTTCAAGTGAGACTTCATTTGATCATAGCTTAGTTTTAGTGTTGGTAAAATGTCTCCTTCCTTTTGCTCCAACTCCCACACTTCATTTTCTCTAATGAACTTCCAATAATGATCTTCATTCCTCTCATAGAGTAGAGTTGCTAGTGTCCTCACTGCCAAAGGAAGTCCACCACATTTTTTGACAATATCCTTTCCATTTTCCATACGGTTTGGGTAATGTTCCTCTTCTCCTTTGTTGAATGCCCATTTCTTAAACAAAGACAAACAATCTTCATAGGGAAGACCTTTCAAGTTATGCGCCGAAACAGTACCAACTGTTCTTGCAACCGAGGCACTACGCGTTGTCACAATGACTTTACTTCCATCATCACCTTCCTCCAGTAAATCTCTCAATTCAGACCATTTATAACGATCATCACTCCACACATCATCCAGAACAAGTAAAAACTTCTTGGACTTCAGTTCGTCTCGAATGCAAGTTTGCAATTGTTCAGGATCCAGGTAATTACAATTCTGATGAGTTAAGAACTTGATCATTTTCACCATgatctctttcttttcaaattccTCAGATGCACACACCCACAtcttcaattgaaaattttcatctacCCTCTCATCATTGTATAACAATTTAGCAAGTGTAGTTTTCCCAATCCACCAATTCCAACAATAGGAATAACAGAGACAGACCCACCTTCACTTTTTCCCCCTGATTGCAACAGAAATTTCATGATTGTTTCCTTGTCAACTTCTCTTCCAATAACATTTGATGTTCTTAACAAAGAGTCAGTCAACTCTCTTTGTCTACGCGTGACAAGTCCATGGTCAACGAGCTCTCTAAGATGGAATCTAGATTTTTGGGTCGCTAACTCGTCTAGTCTCTCGTTAAGATCTTTAATCTTATGTGAAATAGCAATCCGGACTGCGAGCGGATTCGAGTGAGACAAGAGTCGACGTACCTTTGCACTAGTGCTCCCGTTCTGTTTGACGAATTGTTTGTGTAAGACTTCATAGTCCAACTCATCCAACACGTCCTCTGCATCGAAGCAGAAGTTCTTCAGCCTGCCAAGCCAAATGCGTAGCTCGTGATTGTGTGCCTGTTGTTCCTCAGCATCCAGTAGCACTGCTTTGATTGTGATCATGTTTTCCTCTAGCCTTTTCAATTCAGTTTTGAGAGCCCGTGCTAGACTAACTTCTTGTAAAGCTAAAGACCCCAACTTGCCTATAACAGCAGATGCAATCGTTGAGAGCAATGATTCTGCCATTTTCTCATATGGAAAAGATGACATGAGAGCTACAAAATGATCCTATGCTCTGACCTTCCTTCTATGAGTATACACAAATACGTGTGATGTATGTGTGCAATCATCTACCTATAATTTTATGAATATTTAAAGGCCCCGACCTATATTATCCATATATATGCTGTATGCAGGTGGGTGGGGGTACATGGTGTCGGCCACAGCCTGTTTGTGTTTGACTTCCTTCATGGGTTGGACGAGAATTAGGGCCCGTTTAGCAGTTTTTAGCTACTGCTACTAATGGATTAGCAGCTAGATGGGCCAGTAATTCCAGATAGACATTGTTGGATTGAATCCGCTTGATAGTTAATAATGGTGGTTTTCAGTTTTCACGGACCCCGACTTTTCATTGAGCCTCGGGCCTCAGCCTTGATATGTAACGGGTCTTGTTTATTGAGCTTTAGATTGTTGAGCACTTGAGCTGCAGAACAAGGTAGTTGGGTAAAGGGGGTAAAAGCCCTTGATAGTAGCCCATCATCGTGAAGGTCCAATTCATTCACACCCGATTAGGCTCTGACGAAATCCCACCACCGGCGATTGCAGCTCGCGCCGGAAAGCGGCTCTCTGTCTTCCGTAGATTATCAACTTTCCTGGGGAAAAGAACGCATACGGCTTGAGTTGCTTTGTAAGTGATAGTTACTGGTTTTGGGACTGATATATCCGATTaaaatctttcttttctctggCTTAAAGATCAAacaaggattggataaacaCAGGTGcacatttttaaaagaaaatactcGTTGGGTTTTATATAATTAAGGTTTTTGCATGGGGTATTATAAGGATTTGCTGGTTTGATCTTGTTATTtcctttttcaatttgcttgGGATGTATAATGCGCTATTCACTGCCTGTTAGGTGCAGATGGGGTGGCTCTTGGTAatattttcattgattgtgcTCTGGATAGCTTCTCTGTGCAAAGCTCTGCGTGCACCTTCCAAGGGTTCTTTCCTAGATGATCGTGGGTATTCTAATGTGAATGTTAGATGGGATTctttatatgtttttcttttccatagATTTGAGTTTTAATACATATTTCTCTTAATTGAATCCAGGTCATATTTTTATCAAGAGAAATGTTTTGCTGGTTATTGCTCACCCAGATGATGAGTCTATGTAAGTGCTAAATGCCGTATTTGTCAATTGCCATAAGTGTGTGATTTCTGGCTTTAGGTCCAGTTTGAAGTAATGGCATTTCATTGGTGATTCAAACTTCTCCCACACTGTGAAGCTGATTCCTTATTTCAGTGATTTATGAATCTTTAGTAAACATTGCCTATTATAATCATAGTGTTTACAATCTGGGCTGAATGattttatttatcttttatttgagaaattttatgaTGCAATTTTTGGGAACCGataatgtttgattttatttttgtagttaAACCTTGTATTCGTGGTTGCAGGTTCTTTTCTCCAACAATAAATTATCTGATAGCGCGAAGGCATAATCTCCATATACTTTGCTTATCAGTTGGTAACACAATTTCCTTGGATTGATAAAtatttccaagaacacaaagaaGTAGGATTAATATGGAGTACTTCTAGCAGATTACAAGCCTATAGATTACAACAGACTGAGATTAAATTGCTTACAGGGCAAAAAAAATGCTTGATGAGCTGCAATCTTTCTAAATCTAAATAGCTCACAAGTCAAAAGTTAATATCATCAAGGTGAAGATTGTCTTGCTACAGCATTTTATCTGTGCTTAACTTTAATGGTTTCTTTGCTCTTTGTTTTGTCCTGTATGTAGGTAATGCAGATGGTATGGGAAACCTTAGAAAAAATGAACTCTACCAGGCTTGTGCAGTCCTTAAGGTAATTTGAAATAGTGAACAAAAGACACTACATTTATTCACATGGTTGTCCCTGAGAGTAGGGAAAAGGTTCTTTAAGTTGCTCAATTTCCTATGTTATCCTactactcaaaaaaaatttggccAATTTTGCAAAGAATAATATCAAAAGAGGTTATAAAGCCTGAAAAGATGAAAGGAAGTTAATATTGTCAAAATACTTTTGATTATATATGCATTATTTTTCAGGTTCAACTTGAGAAAGTGCGGACTCTAGATCATCAAGAGTTGCAGGTTTTACTCCAAGAATTTTCGTAAGAATCTCgtgtatttaatttaatttaattatttttcttgatgcatctattataaatttataggaTGGATTTGGTAAATTTTGGAACCACAGCTTAGTGGCAAAGATCATTGAAGAGGAAATATCTGGTGCTGGCATTGACTTGGTATAATCTGGATTCTGTTCCTTACAAGTTCTCTATTCACCTAGTGTTCTAAGGTTTGAAACAAACTTGTTGGGGGTTTGTCGATTCCTTGCTTTTTCCTCATGCTGCCATTTGCATCTTTTTGTTAGTGCTACTTGTTTAGCTTACTATTTTATGTTTACATCAATATTGATTATCCATTTCTTATTTCCCACTCGTTACTTGAACTTTTTAGATTATCACTTTTGATCACTATGGTGTTTCGCGTCATTGTAACCACCGGGATGTGCATTATGGGGTATGGTAAGCAAATTATTGAATTTTGGTCCGTCTGGTACACTCAAATATCTTCTTATTCTGTCATCATGTTCATGTAGGATTTATTTAGTCCTTCATTTATTtacttatatatttttcttcattaattgtATGAGCAGCAAGTACTTTCATGATACTTCACGAAGAGATATTGAAGCCTGGGAACTAGTACGTATGCTTTGATTTTAACTTTCTCGCGCAAGCTTaatatcttttcttttccttataaaGGATTTTTTGAGGACCATGAATGCCGTTTGTTCAGATCTCtttcattaataataattatatggTGAAATAACAAAACGAGTTGGAACCCATTCTTCGTAATACACTCTTTGACAAACCAAGACTGCTCCTGAACATGAAATAGGATTTTACCTTTCCGTTTCTCCAGTTTAGTCATGTCAAAATATAGTTTTAATTATGTGGCGGGAAAAGTTCTGGGCCTTATTTGTAGTCGATCGAGCTCAGACAACTTTTCTTTGAAGCTTGAGTTATCATATTATCTCATTTTAATTTTACATTTATTATCAGGTCAGTACAAATTTATTCCGCAAGTATATTGGACCTATTGATATTTGGTTGTCTAATTTCGACGCCAAGCGAAAC
This DNA window, taken from Tripterygium wilfordii isolate XIE 37 chromosome 20, ASM1340144v1, whole genome shotgun sequence, encodes the following:
- the LOC119986547 gene encoding putative disease resistance protein RGA3, coding for MWVCASEEFEKKEIMVKMIKFLTHQNCNYLDPEQLQTCIRDELKSKKFLLVLDDVWSDDRYKWSELRDLLEEGDDGSKVIVTTRSASVARTVGTVSAHNLKGLPYEDCLSLFKKWAFNKGEEEHYPNRMENGKDIVKKCGGLPLAVRTLATLLYERNEDHYWKFIRENEVWELEQKEGDILPTLKLSYDQMKSHLKPCFAICSIFPKDYEFSSYWLPRVWMAHGLLQSSDEGQELEDIGVQYIKELYSKSFFQDFIDHGDFFVFKMHDLVHDLALSVAQGECSMVTVRSKNISEGIRQMSFFDQALLDKKIPEFLRKSSHLRTILFQSKAEGPTIQSFIFNFISSCKYLRMLDLAGSSFAVLPSSVGALKHLTYLNLSRNDRIKELPDSICNLHNLQSLCLGGCLRLEKLPRDMRSMIKLRCLVMTVKQKCLPADGIGSLKSLQFLSIEECSNLEFLLEGIQLLKSLRSLHISSCENLVSLPILKYSTMLQTLLIKDCKNLNLMGVEESGVLDLSLQSLILDKLPQLITLPEWLLGSSKTLQYLSIRSCVYLSTLRLWIKSFTVLKKIEIERCPRLFVTSGQLRRMAALALADVPQVSLNSMYPEDYINRVPDGR
- the LOC119986548 gene encoding probable N-acetylglucosaminyl-phosphatidylinositol de-N-acetylase isoform X1 → MGWLLVIFSLIVLWIASLCKALRAPSKGSFLDDRHIFIKRNVLLVIAHPDDESMFFSPTINYLIARRHNLHILCLSVGNADGMGNLRKNELYQACAVLKVQLEKVRTLDHQELQDGFGKFWNHSLVAKIIEEEISGAGIDLIITFDHYGVSRHCNHRDVHYGVCKYFHDTSRRDIEAWELVSTNLFRKYIGPIDIWLSNFDAKRNPGRLTHCIVNEHPKKSFHAMAQHSSQWVWFRKLFVSLFSYTYVNTLRKINK
- the LOC119986548 gene encoding probable N-acetylglucosaminyl-phosphatidylinositol de-N-acetylase isoform X2: MGWLLVIFSLIVLWIASLCKALRAPSKGSFLDDRNADGMGNLRKNELYQACAVLKVQLEKVRTLDHQELQDGFGKFWNHSLVAKIIEEEISGAGIDLIITFDHYGVSRHCNHRDVHYGVCKYFHDTSRRDIEAWELVSTNLFRKYIGPIDIWLSNFDAKRNPGRLTHCIVNEHPKKSFHAMAQHSSQWVWFRKLFVSLFSYTYVNTLRKINK